The sequence ccttttccttttcctttttgtggggagaggggaaggtaaTGTGAGGTGCAAATTCGGAAATAAATAATGGATGATTTACTAGACTGGTGACAGATtgtagctgctgcagcagctgagtATGCTGGAATTCAGATGCAACTTGGGGATGTTCtatcccaggggtaggcaacctttcagaagcggtgtgccgagttttcatttattcattctaatttaaggtttcgcctgccggtaatacattttaatgttttttagaaagtctctctctataagtctatattatataactaaactattgttgtatgcaaagtaaacaaggttttcaagatgtttaagaagcttcatttaaaattaaattaaaatgctgatcttacgccgccagcctgctcagcctgctgtcagcctggggttctgttcacctaggctggcagcaggctgagctgggCCTGCGGCCAGGacgctggctggcaaggggccggcagccggggactccagacctgggggggggggttcagggcagaaggctgtgtgtgggggggttcaggggtcagggcagagggctggagggtatgggggttcaggggtcagggcagagggctgggggtgtggggtggtgcagggcagaaggctaggttgtgggggggttcaggggtcaggacagagggcagtggaggtgtgggggggtcagggcagagggctgtgatgtgtgggggtgcagggcagagggctgggtgtggggggggttcagaggtcagggcagagggctaagGGCTaaggggtgtggaggtgcaggacagaaggttgggtgtggggggggtcagggcagagggctggggtgctcggctcatgggggtgctccctgccctgagcggctcatggcaggaggctggaagggatatgccctattccacccccttccccaaggtcctgtccctacctcttctctgcctcctctacggagcagggagTACGCTGCCACTTGTCCCCCCCCCTCGCAAGGGTGATCAGCTGAtcggtgcagggagagggagggggaggaggaggggcaggaaagctgagtggggctgggggccgggacctcGGCAGCAttccactcaaaatcggcttgcgtgccgtgtttggcacgtgtACTGTAGGTTGCCGAACACTGTTCTATCCTCATGCGTAAGCTGGGCAGGGATGCCATTCTCCCAGTTGATAGGGCTTGGCATCACTTCAATTACAATCACTCTTGGCCCACTTGGAGAGAGGCACAACTTCTGGTCTGCCTCTATGATTATTCATAAAGCGCTTAGTCATACGCTTCCATGCGCACTCAAAACTCCCCTCAGAATCAATGAATTTTGAGTGCACCACGAATGCAGGATTGAGAACACAGGATATATGCTGCAGTcataaaaatttccattttaaaaaatgtacataaaCGTGAGGCATCCTAACTAGCCTTAAAATTACAGTCAGTAAATACACAATACACTCAGAAAAATCCACCTCCAGCCGGAAACCACAGCACCAAACCCATTCAAAAGCCCATATCTACCGCCCTCCTCAGAAGCCCTTTCAAATGCTTTTGCAGCATGTTCTGAAATTCAACATATCTATGCTATTTCTGAGTATATTAATAATCATACAGTCTAGAGAGAGAGATACAATCATAGAAAAAAGGATGACTGAAGATACATTACTAATATTTCTTCAATATCTTTCAAATTATTTCAAGAGTTTTGCCCAGCAGCACACTTCCCAACTGCCAACAGTTCAAAACTTTATGACTCTGTGTTAAAAAGAAGTTAATTTGTTCAGGTAAATTGTGAGAGCAGAACATTAAGATACAATAAAAGGAGATCCCAAAATAACATTACCATGCATGTGATCCAGAGCTCCATATACATATCTTAGTAAGTGAGCAATGCAAATGTACTCTTTTTGTCATATGCTAAGGAAAATTCAATCTGAAGGAGGAAAGACAGGCACACCCAAGGGCAACCAGACAAGCAGGAAGGCACACCCAGGCTGAtacagagacagagaaaaattACTCACAAATGAAGGGACAGACGCAACAGCCAACATTAGACTGCACTAGGGTACTGTGATGGCATTAAAGATAGGAACTAAAGTTAATTGATGTGAATGGCATTTTGTTTCCCAGCCCAGAGTATCAGCCCAATATCTTGTTGATGCTTTTGACTTCTGTCAGATTTTGAAATACACTGGATAAAATCACAGCTGTGGCTAGTCTTATAAGCATGTGAGAAATTTAATTTTGATCCCTGGAATTTCTGCTGGACCTTCATACAGCTGAAACACCCACATATCCGGATATCAAGTCAGCACCcataaataaatctttcctgattTGAGAAGGTGACAGGCTCTCACATTTTTCAATAGAAGCCATATACACGGTCTTTAACATTAATGTTTTGCCATAGTGTTTCTACACCCAACATTTCTcaaggccctttgttttcaggttttattttatttcaaatttcctGGGAACTTTTCAGTGTTTATTGCAAAAATTTGAAAACAGGTGAAAACCAATGCAAAAAGTTAACTTCacagttttctgggtaaatatcaagGTTAAtactgagggaagggaggacagaaaaaagcaacaaatagagaaaagTAAGAATATTGAAAGTAAAAACAGTTTACTGCTGTGGTTTATCTAATGAACTGTACCTTAACGGTAAGTACACATATGCAGGtggatgcatgtgtgtgtatattccaTACATTGCCTTACTTTAACAGACTGCCTCTTATTAACATTTAAACTAATTAATATTATGTAttggattttcttaacataatcagtattttcatgtaTTTGACTAGTCCAAAATTCACTTGCAAATCAGTAAAAACCAAAATATAGCTTTTGTAAAACtcaggaatttttcagtaaaaatccataaaaactgaaaacgaagggcctTGTATATTTCACATTTTATCTTCCctaaatattttactaaaaatcAACAGCATATTTAGCTGTGTGTAGGACAATTTAGCAAAGGAATATTGTCCTTTGCTAAATTGTCCTACACATATCTAATAGCAGATTTAGTGTCTCTAGCCCAGAGGCGTGTTAGGAAGCTTTCACATTGAGGCATATGGTATTGCATCCTATCCAGCCTAAGGTGCCCATAGAATGGAAAATCATTCAGACGCTTCTCTTGCCAGATATAGTGGGCTCCATATTGTACTGATCAGCAATTTATGATATTAGGAGAATATGGACCAATCTGGTAGAACTCAAAAATGTAAATCTCTATTGCATGCTGAGGCAATACTCTGAGATAACTCATATTTTCTTGTAGGGGTCATGGCTGTGGAAGAGACATCCTTCAGATCTTTTACAGATCTTACCCAGAAGCCCCGGTCTTGGCACGATCTGTGGCCATGCCACTAGCTTCTTTTGGACCAGCCTTGACAGCAGCCACCTCTCTATGAACATTTCTAAAGGAAATGGGGTCCTTTATGAGACAAACCTCAGACATCTATACCTTTCTTCAGTCCTCCATGAGGCCAAGTTAGAATTATTGAAGGCCATTCATAAGCCACAGGTTTCAAAGTTAAAATATcctctggtcagtggtgctgaatCTGCCTTAAAAGATCCTCATtagtacagctggtcaaaaatctGGAAatcaaatcaattaaaaaaatggacaCTTGGAAGTGGTTTCCTTTTTATGGGCTTTAGATTTTCCATTTTtcatgaaattttccatgatatTTTCTACTAAAGTTTTTATCGAAATGGTTTTCACAATCACTATTGAAATTGTACTGGTTTTCAATAAatgattatttaaatttaaaatatcaatttaaatgttgcaTATTTTTTGCAAAGAttggaaaaatgtcaaaataaatgttgacagtttttcatgaaaagttttgttttcaatCAAAGGTAATTGACAATAACATTTTTCTTGCCAGAAATTTCTACCAGTTCTACTCATTAgaactttgccactgactcatcttattatttagtatttacaTTAGAAATTGGGACAcgattgtgctagatgctgcacAACCACACAGAAAGACAATGTCTCTGCCTCTTGTTAAAGATGTCAGACCCTGTGTTCTTTGGTATGTGTTCTGGGGATGCATCTGGTTACTAATGGGTTCTGGGAGGATACACATGCTAGCATTACTTTTCAAGTGACTATTCCATTTACAACTATTTCTCTTTTATCAGAAGAAATACCTAAATCATTCAGATTCACAGGATCAGCAAAGAGCTGATGCCTACAGGCTACTTTAATGTTAAGAAACATGGTATCACAATTCTGGAAAGCATTAATAGCTCCATGGACAGAGCTGTAGTCTATCCAAGCTCATGCCTCTGGGGAGAGTGGCTTATAAAAGACCCAACAAACTGGGGGACTTAGAGGACGTATGGTTGTTATTTTGGTTGTTATACAGAATAACTGTTGAGCATAATTGACCTACCCTATTGGGATACAAACATTGATAATGTTACGAATGCTGACATGCTAGTGTCTTGAactgatatattttaaatgtttctagGGTCTTCCCTTCCACTTTATCCTCCTTTcctggcaaactggttgaaactatagtaaagaacaaaattgtcagacacatagatgagcataatttgttgaggaagagtcaacccgttttttgtaaagggaaatcatgcctcatcaatctactagaattctttgagggggtcaacaagcatttAGACAAGAGGGATctggtggatatagtgtacttagattttcagaaagcctttgacaaggtccctcaccaaaggctcttaagcaaagtaagctgttattgaataagagggaaggtactctcatggattggtaactggttacaagataggaaacaaaggaaaggaataaatggtcagttttcagaatggagagaggtaaatagtgatgtcccccagggatctgtactgggaacagtcctagtcaacatattcataaatgatctgggaaaaggggtaaacagtgaggtggcaaagtttgcagatgatacaaaactactcaagatagttaagtcccaggcagactgcgaagagctgcaaaagaatctctcaaaactgggtgatggggcaacaaaatgacagatgaaattcaatgttgataaatgcaaagtaatgcacattggaaaacataatcccaactatacatataaaatgacggggtctaaattagctgttaccgctcaagaaagagatcttggagtcattgtggatagttctctgaaaacatccattcaatgtgcagcggcagtcaaaaaagcaaacagaatgttgggaatcattaagaaagggatagataataagacagaaaatatcatattgcccctatataaatccacatcttaaatactgcgtgcagatgtggttgcaccatatcaaaaaagatatattggaattggaaaatgttcagaaaagggcaacaaaaatgattagtggtatggaatggcttccatataaggagcgattaataagactgggacttttcaccttggaaaagagacgactaaggggtgatatgattgaggtctacaaaatcatgactggtgtggagaaagtaagtaaggaagtgttatttactccttctcataacacaagaactaggggtcaccaaatgaaattaatatgcaacaggtttgaaacaaacacaagaaagtattttttcatgcaacgcactgtcaacctctggaactccttgccagagggtgttgtgaaggccaatactataatggggttcaaaagggagctagttagattcatggaagataggttcatcaatggctattagccaggatgagcagggatgatgtccctagcctctgtttgccagaagctgggaatgggtgatgacAGGGGATTGATCTCttgataattgcctgttctgttcattccctcgggggcacctggcactggccactgtcgaaagacaagatactgggctagatggacctttgatctgatccagtatcgCAGCTCTTCTGTTCTTTTCCATCTAGCTTTTCCTATACTAGTAAATCCTGCTGTGTTTGACAAAGTGTGTCCTACACAGCCTTTCTTCCCTCGAGCATTGTTGGAAATGGCTGTCTTGCTGGTGTGGACCGTGTCCAATGTGTTCAACACCTATTGCAAAGAAAGTGTGGTTGACATGCTAGGACTATCTTCTCCTTTCCCCAGCAAAGTAAATATTCTAAATTCAGTGGCATACACTGGTTTGGTTTAAATCAAACTACAATCAAATGTATCTAAAAGGAGATTATGCGAGTAATTTGAATTGACATTGGACAGTATTGCCACTGGATGGCTAAATGTGACTCAATAGGAATTTTCCATCCTTAATTTGGgttttttcacacacacatttcacCTCTGACTTCTATGATTAAGACACACACTGTCCATCTCCAGTTTCCAAGTTACACAAAAACAGGCCCTCCACCTCTGATTTCTAAATCAGAGAGTATTTTTAATTATGGGGTGCCTAATCTGAGACAACAGAAAGTGATGAACACCTGCCTCTGCAAGTCAGGCCCTTTGAAGATGTTTCAAGGGGAGTactgtgatttttgaatgcctagGGTTAGCAATActgaattacacacacacactgtctcatTTCTACGTGATACATCATGCAAACACCATATCTGACTGAGCAAAAGGAGTTCTAACACTCAgctcagtaaaaagcaacagagagtcctaacagtcttaaaggtgccacaggactctctgttgctttttacagatgcagactaacacggctacccctctgatacttgactcagCTCAGTGGCATTTCTCTATTTATCTAATGCAATAATTTTGACATGCCACATCCAAACAATTCCAAAATGTCCTGAAATGGTCTAAGCATAGTGGGAGCCAGTGGATTTGGTGATGGGGCAAAGTAGAGACTTGGAGTGGGGGGAGTGGGTGTGTGCAGGGCAAAGCAGGGAATCCCAAGGGAATGAGGGAGGGAAAGCAGGGACCCAGTagggggagtggaggtggggaggggaaaacggGGTCTTTGGGGACGGAGAGGAGAAAGTggaaatggggaggggaaaatagGAACGGGGGGGAACACAGAGCGCTTGGCATAAGTCcctgaaatggggggagggaagggggcacacAGGCAGCTttggaggggagagaaatggcAGAATACCGGGAGGCCCTAGAGGGTGTCGAGCACTTGACCTGCAGGAGCTACCGAGTGTGAGACCCTCCAGTACAATTAGCGCCCCCGCGCGGGAGGGCCAGGAAATTGGAGCTTGCGCCTTTAAGAGCCTGGCTGCAGAAAGCAACAAGGTGgctttttgtctgatttttttaatgagggCGCCAGGCTGTAGCCTCCCCCCTGCTGTTCCGGACCCCCTGTCGCCATCCTTCTCGGCTGCGGGTCCGGGCTCCTTCCGGGTTAGCCGGCGCTCGCTCTCCCCGTGCGCGGGGGAGGCGGCAGCACCAGCACCAGCCGGCCCGCAGGGCGCGGGCGGGGGAGCGGCGCCCGGCAGCGGGAGGCGGCGCAGCgcagcgcggcgcggcgctggggcgTTCGGCTGCTCGGAGGCTTGAAGCCCATTTCCCGCCCGGCGGCGGCGGAGTGCGGGGGCGGCGGGGATGGAGCGGCAGAGCCCGGCTGCAGGGCGCTGCGCCgcgggagcccaggctggtgcgGAGCCCGGCGAGCTCCTCCAGCGAGCCCTGGAGTTCAAGAGCCAAGGGGCGCAGTGCTACAAGGACAAAAAATTCCGCGAGGCCATCGGCAAGTACCACCGGGCGCTGCTGGAGCTGAAGGGGCTGCCGccgccggccccgccggagcccagcTCCTCCGCCAGCTGCGCCGCCAGCCCGGGGGTCCAGCTCACCGCGGAGCAGAGCCAGAGCGCGGAGAGCATCGAGATCGATTGTTACAACAGCCTGGCAGGTCAGCGGGGCTGGGCGCGCTGTCAGGGGCTTGTGTTCCCCTCTGCTCTGTGTccgggggggctggccccagggatcctcgcaccctgccccccagcccataAATAACtttgtgcaggggtgggggtgtctgaTCATGCCCCTGCTGGGGCTTTAGCCTGACTTTCCAGCGCCGCTTGCAAAGCAAGGGCGCAATGACAAGATTTCtgtgcctctcccctcccccgtcttTCATGCCCCTCACACCAGGAGCACTACAGCAGAGTAGCAGTATTGGGTCAGGGAGCTCTAAGGCCCTCCTTCCTTTGcagttttttttcccattttttgctgaaaaattctcGGGTTTTACAACTGCTGTTATTCGGGTTTTACCCATTTTACCCGAATTTTGGACCCCTCCAATAAGTGAAAATACTGGTTCTGTTAAGAAAATCCAATACGTTATATTAGGAAGAGTGTTTCTGTTAATAAATTAGTCTAAGTGTAAATGGCAGGCTGTTTAAAGTGAGGCAGTGTTGTAGAAGATACACGCACAGGCATGTGTGGGCATAGGTGTAGGTGCTGTTAATGTACTTTTCATACACTACACCACAGCCTTCAAACTACTTTTACGTTAAATACTCATACTTTTCTTTATTTGGTGCTTTTTTCTACCCTCCCATCTCCCATATTAACCCCTCTATTTACCCAGAAAACAGTACAGTTAATTTTTTGTAATGATTTTCacccattttaaattttttgtaatAAACACTGGAATTTCCaggaaatattaaacaaaataaaaccaaaaacaaagggCCTTTGGCATTTCTTAGGGGGAACTATGGGTCTGCTTTAtagtcttccttctccttcccctcctcaccaTTTCTTATTATTAACCAGGAATTACATAGTCTACTCTGCAAAATAAGGCCCTATATATTGTACCCTCAGTGATTCCTTTTGTGTGtatgaaatattattttcataTGTTTGAGAGAAGTATTTTTGCTGTTCTATTTGGGAGTGGTGTAGCATTCTGCCAGTCCTTCCTTGGCAAATATAGAGAACACATATCAAAATCTCACCTCTCTTTAGGGTTCATCTGCAttcttactactactactattactaTTCAACACATGTGCACACAAGCACTTTAATGTTTTTAcagctgtttaaaaatataactaaTCCCTCATAACCCCTGGGAGATAGAGAGGTAACAGAATGATGTTTGTATAGAGTGCTCAGATACATAAAAAGTAAAATTCAGGAATTCTCTAAGATTATACAGCAGTCTCTTCTTCAGCCTGAGATTGCCTTCAATCCTTTTTACCATAGCTTGCCTGTAATTTacaatatggggggggggagttgtccTACAACCTCTGGTGTAAGAAAGGAAACGTCTGGAAATCATTTTGACAACCACAAATGATActagatatataaaaaaatctcttaactataaaagttaaaagaaaatgtaGTTCTAGCTAGATGCCACACTAGCCAATAGATGCTTGATCATCACTGCATTTGACTTGGCTTCCTCCCATCTGCTTTGAATGAATACTGTATGGAGGGGTTAAACTACTTTATAGTttgattctgcagtccttactcagacagAACTTgtgttgacttcaacagaagcttTGCTTGGGGAAGGACTGCAAGATCGGAGGCTATTTTTTTATACTTACTAGGAAcctccaaaaccaaaaaaacttgTTTGCGTGTACACGGGAGAGAGTTAATAAAAAAGCACAATTTTAGattctcccctctttccccctaaATCCTACTCCTTTCCAAAATGATGTTTCCTCATTACCTTGACAAAAATTTGTCCACAGCCAGGACATTAGCATATCAGCTATTACCTTCACTTTGCACTTGGCTTGACTAGGCAGAGCTGGTTAGCTTTTTGCTTCTTGTTGTGTTGTGCAGTGCTGAAAAAAAATGGGGGAATAAAATTGATTAATTTTCTACCCTCACTTACACCCCTGCAcatacactgaaatcaatggggttgtttgaatgtaactgagggcagaatttaggccCCTTTTAGAACACATTTTCTAATTGGATCTATTAGGTTCCTTCAATTATTATTTAAATCGCATATGGGGAGAGAAAGGTGTCACTATAATATTGTAATTACTTAAGTGCAATTctgtctcttttaaaaaaaatctgtgttcatGGATGTTTGTTCAAATCAAACATCTTACTCTATGTTTGTAAGTCTTGTTTCGATTGACAGTGTTCTGTAAAGAACCCATAATACCACTAATAGCTTAATACAGTTTTATATGTTCCTAGTCTTAAAACATTTCTAACAAGAAATATCTTCACTCTCAGTCCTGAGATATAAACTAGGCATGTATCTAGAAAGTGAATGGGTTTGGAAGAGACAGATGTTTCCTTTTTGTTAATATTTCTGCTGAGTATACAAATTGCCCTTGCTGGAAATGTTTACAATCCCATTTCTGCTGATATAATAATAGTcccatttcatttatttattgtttgtggtgtggttttttttcttttttgtttttttttaaccattgctGATTGCCACTGTTTGAGATTTTAATACAATCAGACAGGAGAACATGTATTTACGGGTTAATCTAGATTTAAACAAATTTTACTTAGCTTTAAATTGTTTCAACACATAAGAGCATAATTAACCCCAGAATCATCTGCAGTGTTTCCCttgtgaagacaccacagtaggACAAATTCTACTCTGTTACACTTGGACAATTGTTATACTCGTGTTTTCAGTGTGATTGCACGTatgtaacagagagcagaatttggctccaaaGTGTATGATTTCACATTTGCCCAATGTAATGTCTTAAAATGTAAACATTGAAATAATACACAACATATTAAAGTGGAGAGTCTCCACTCAGAAAACTGCAGTGTCGCTACTACAAGTCTAGTTCTAGAGGTCAAATTCTAACCGGATTCTCTTTGAACTGGTGTCCAAAAGGAAAAGGAGTGAGGTAAAAGGGAACTGGTCCTGAACTGCCATAAGAATTAGGATGTGTTACTAAAAGAATCTCTGTTGAAAACAGCAAGAGGTGTAGCAGTAGGACTTTATCATGTAACATTGAGGTCCAACAGAAGCCACTGAATTATTTACCCAGAGGGCTCTAGCAAGGAGACATCAACACAATACATACCATTAGGgcagaaatcaatgtatttggtGTGGGGAAGTAAGGAGGTGGTACAGGATACTATGCTTCTGAGCACtagaattgtattttaaaaacaaaacaaaaaacttagaataaataaatatctgCATAGTGCTTGGGCTATGCTAGCAATATACACCTAAGAGGAGTATGCACCAATTCTGAGTAAGGCAGTTTTGTTGGTATAATTCAGGGTTATCACCTGAGTGTCCTTATTATCAGGTTTTTTAGTGCTTCCAATCTCTCCACTAAGCTTAGCATTTTTGAAGTCCTTCTTTGCTTTTGCAATGTCATTTTTCATGTGCCCACTACATTCTCCCGTTTCAGGGATGCATTACATTGTATATTGTACTTTTGGGAGACTGTACCAGTCAGGGAAGCACATAGGCTAGGGTAAGTATTCACGGTAATACAGTATTCTCAACTCCTTCAGTTTTATTGTGTCTTACACtatttggtggttttcttaaGCCCAAGCACCTAGAGAGTCATGCAATCCAAttactctctctttcttttttttttaaagtctctaaGTCTCGTTGGGGGTAGTGGGGAGAAAGCTGGAAAACATTaaccttaaaggctcaaaaaccagatgataaatataaaaataataaatttgccctaaaaatcaaagatttaaaaaactccaatctcatgatttggggcaggggaaacctcatgatttttgaatgtgtggagttggcaatactgctaaTATCTCTTGCACTAAGCTACTAGCAATACTATGGTTTTTAAGATACAACAGTATGATGGCCTTAAAAGGACTCATCACATTTGTGAAGTTTAGTGTTGCAATGCTTTATAGAGGCCTGCCAAAAAACCTCCTTTTATCATGAATCTTACTGATCAATTTCACCAAAAACAAGAGCGGCAGCATAGTTTAAGTTCCTTGAAATTGCTAGGATAGAAAAAAATTCTACCAACAACATAAAGCCCTGTAGAATAAACATATGATTACAAGGCAAACATAGCTTTAAGAAAACATTTAATTATGACTCATTGACAGTCTgcaaccttgagcaagtcacttgacctcttcTTTGCCTCAATCAGCCCAAATGAAAATAGAGTAAAGAACAGAAGCATCAGGGAAATCCTGATGCTGCACTAGAGCTGAGCTTTCCTGTGTaaaaggttatttaaaaaaataaaataaatgtacgAGGAATGCATGCAGCAAATTTGAACTCACCAAATGTCATTAATACATTAATGACTGTCCCTTCCATTTATACTACACCTTTTATCTAGAAGGCTCTTAAGTGCTTTATGAACCGCATACAAACGGGGATCACTCACACACCGTATATTGAACCACCTCTGAGGTAGAAGGTAATAGCTATTCTGTGCCAGCAACACtgcataacagttttcaatggtGAAAAGGGCTATTTCTCCTCAAGAGGGGTGAACAGGTCTTAGTCCTTCCGAACACAGCAAAATGCTAAGAGTAGCAtaatttttaatgtttgttaTGAGTGAGTGTGAAACaatgatggggaaactgacaaGTGTTTGCTTACGATAGCAGACACCCTAGACCAGGAGCTCTCAAGAAGTTTTTTGGTGGCCTTAGAGTGCgtccaccaactcttgctggtggccgctctgacagtttttcctaaaatgcttaattttaggaaaaacaaatatgtgCACAAACAtgtgtccaaatcattgtaatttatttatgtatgatttttttgcagactcagtaataaaaataatgtacagttttgtctgttctttactggacctaaacagaatagaaacaaaataaggtgctttgtacattcttgtttcttttgcttttttgactttAGACTTGCTAGTTAGTAAGGCTGCTGCTGTGAAAACTATTATTTGTAtgcatcacttttcacagcagacttgctagctaactgggaggcagtgaaaagtgatattaacaaacatacaaatatcgtttttcacagcagacttacacAGCCCTGGCAAGCGAGAATTAAGCCATGGATAGAGAGGTGGgtagggaagcagtgggggccaggggtgatgggggagcCCAGGATTGGAGCCCGAAGCTCTGTAGCCAGAGCCTGgcacctgccaccccagggctgaagctggaagcctgagccccagcacccctgggaaggtggggaactcacaccaGCTGTCTGCTCCTCTGGCATTTGTGGCTCCTGAGGAGGGctgggcccaacccctgctggcagccctgggggaggagctactgctcctcccctccccgcctgtccaggaggctgtggccgcatGGGAGAAACACTGCAATCCAGCCATGGCAGGGGAAAGAGAACTTCTCCAGTTGAGACGGGGGATAGCCATGTAGATTAGGCATagtgctgggagtcaggagatctggattttaTGCCTGGCTCTGATACTAGCTGGCTATTTCATCTTTAATAAATCACTTCACTTCCTTaaacctcagtttcccatctgtaaaatgaagataatactaCTTGCTATCTCTTAGAGGTATtgggaggcttaattaattacatgaattaaatttattataagggtttatatcttaattaaaatgttgGTAAAGCAGTTTAGGATCCTCAA is a genomic window of Malaclemys terrapin pileata isolate rMalTer1 chromosome 4, rMalTer1.hap1, whole genome shotgun sequence containing:
- the TTC9 gene encoding tetratricopeptide repeat protein 9A — its product is MERQSPAAGRCAAGAQAGAEPGELLQRALEFKSQGAQCYKDKKFREAIGKYHRALLELKGLPPPAPPEPSSSASCAASPGVQLTAEQSQSAESIEIDCYNSLAACLLQAELVNYERVKEYCLKVLKKEGENFKALYRSGVAFYHLGDFNKALHYLKEARSRQPTDTNVIRYIQLTEMKLSRCSQREKEAL